GGAAATGATCCAGTCAGAGACCCCCGGGGACTCCACTGCTGCAAGTTTGGCTTCAGCAGAAATGGTTACTGCTCTCTGGCTGCATATTGACTCATGCTTGTCCTATCAAAAGAGCATATTCTAGAGGACAACAGTGATCAGTCCAAAAAGAAAGCATTAATTACTATTTCATGGAAGGCAGTCACTCTCCTTGCCGTtaaagatttgggggaaaatggtACTAATTCCAAAACGAAGATAATGGAAAACACTTAGCAGACTGGAGTGCTTTGAGAATTAACATTCCAGATGTAAAGTGCAATACAAGCCTTGCacacaatgcctgacacacgGTGGACTCAGTGAATGATACTGAACTGAGTGGGCggttggagggaggaagggaagaagcaaggaaagagagaaggaaggaaaacatcagaaaaaagCTAGGACAGGATATATGGGCTGAGATCCATAACTTGACTCATCTTAGATGAATCTCTTAACCTGAGCTTCAGTTCCTTATCTCGTAGACAGAAGCAATGTCCACCGCACTGGCGTGTCATgagaaagaaattgaatacagcaGTTAGAGACATGTGGTTAAAAGCACATGACAGTCATAAGACCTGGATTGTAGATCAGGCTAAATTCAACACAATataattcatcaaatatttactgagcagttaCTATTTGCTGGGCACTGTATCTCCAGGTGCTGAAACTGGATGAGATGAATAAGACAGCGAGGCTTGTCCCTTGGAGAAGTCTGCTTTGGGATGGAGACCCCAGGTTCTGGATTGTagcacttctttttattttacatgtattcaTAGTAGGTTCCCCCAGATTCCTCTCTGGCTGCGTTGCCCCAGTCCTTGCCCTCAGGAAACTCATATTAGGAGAGACAAACCTGTAAACCAAAAATTCCAAAGCAGCTTGCTAAATGCAGCGATGGTGGTATGAAGAATGTGTACGGAGGGGATGAGGAGAGGCTGAGAACTGCAGTGGGGGAGTTGGGTAAAGGGTCCTGAAGAGAATGATGTCTGGCTCAACTACAAGAAGGAGTTcctattgagaaaaaaaaagcagagaagggcATTTCAGATGACAGGAAGCATCACATGCAAAGCCAAACAAATATACCGGAAATTGCTAGTTCCAGGTTCTGCCATTAACTAGCTCTACTTCCTGCTGACGGAATTTCCTCAAGTCCCACTGGGcttccagttttctcatcttagAAAATgaaggggcgggggagggtggAAAGAGGAAACCTAGATTTTCTGTAACGTGCTTTCTAACTGGACACTTCCAtgctggagcagagagaagggggtAGCTTTGGAAATATCAAGCGTCATTTTGAGGGCATGAGCCTGAACCCCATCTTTTGCGACAGCCAAGATGACAGGTGGAGCCTGTGGTCATTCAGAAAGTTTTGCGTACATTAATCCACCTACTTCACCAACATACGCGGCTTTGATAGAGGCAGGCCATATGCTATAAAGGAGGCCATGGTCCAGCAGAGGGAGACAGACGTATAAATAAGTAAGTACACGAGTGCCAAGGGAACTGTATCAGTCTACACTCGGCAGGTTCCCGGGGGCAGTAAACTAGAAGCCCCTAGTGCGTGTAGGTCATGTGCAAGGGGGCAGGATTTAGCTCTGTTTCCTCACTCTGCTTCACCTTCTCCAAGAGGCCGCCAAAATTTTCAGCCGCCAATTCTCGCTCGGCAAGGCGACGAGGAGGCCTCCCTCAACCTGTAACAGTTCACAGGCCCGTGCAAGCGGTTCCGTGCACGCACAACAGATGCAGGCCCCAAGCCAAGCCGAGTGCCTGCTCCGCCACAGCGTCGCTGCCACGCCGGAGCCCGGCGCTGGCGGGAAGGGGTGGCCCCGAGGGCGGGCCGTCCAGCGCCTCCGGGGGCTGGGCTCCCGGCCGGCTGGGCGGGACTCAGGCTCCGTTATAAGACAGGCGCGCCCCTGTCCTGGCCACAGTGCTGAAGCTGGCGTGCCAGCCGGACTGGGAGTTGAACTTGCAACTCGTGAACCAGAGGGACTGAAGAAGAGGCAAAGGTATGgtttctacttcatttatttatttagcaccaaTGAATGGAAGGCGGGCTGGTTTATGGGTGCGTGAGAGCTCGGCCCGGACTGGTAGGGGGTCGTAGGTGCGTTGATACCCTCAGAGGGCTCCGGGGAGGGGTCCCTCCACTCCCGAGAGGCCCAGGCGCCCAAACTCAGCAATTTCTCTCCCCCTTCAGGAGCGCTTCTTCTCACCACTCCCAGCCTCAACCTTGGAGGATGAGGCTCCTCGGGAAACTCCGCGCCTCGGCCGCCGGCAGCGCGGCTCTGGAGCCTGTCTTCTCCAACGTGCTCACCCCCGACCGCATCCCCAAGTTCTGCATTCCGCCGCGGCTGCCCGCGCCCTGCACGTCCGAGTCCCCGACGCCGGCCGCCACCTTGCCCCGGCGGTGCGCGGCGGAGCCGGACTTGTGGCACCGAGGAGCCGACGACGGGGCGGGGCGCACGGACTGGGACCCGCGTTCGCAGGCCGCCCTCTCGCTGCCGCACCTGCCCCGCGCGCGCACTGCCTACGGCTTCTGCGCGCTGCTCGAGAGCCCGCACACCCGCCGCAAGGAGTCGCTGTTCCTCGGGGGCCCGGGCGCCGCCGACCTCTTGACGgcgccccgcccccgggcccgCACctacggcggcggcggcggcgttgTTGGAGGCAGGAAcgcccccctcccgcccccaggaGGATCCCCGGACGCCTCCGCGGAGGCTCGCGGCAAACCCCGCCCGCCCCGGGACGAGCTCGCCCGGAGGCCCAGCGGCCGTCGCTTCCTGCGCGCCTCCGAGGGGCTGCTGCGCCGCGCGCTGTGGGCCCGGAGGAGCTGCAGCCTGGCCCGCGCGCGCTCCGTCTCCAGCGGGGACGAGGACGACAACGAGGACGACAACGAGGACGACGAGCGCCGCACCGACTCTGAGCCCCCGATCCCGGCCCTCACTGCGTCCCCTCCGTCGCCCCCCGGCCCGCGGCCCGAGCGCCTGGAGGCCGAGGGCACCGTGGCTCTGGGCCGCGCCGGCGGCGCCCTGCGCCTGGCCGCCGAGTACAGTCGGGCCGGCGGGCGCCTCCGCGTCCGGCTGCTCCCCGCCGAGGGCCCGGCCGGAGGGGCCGCCGAGCTCCGCGCCCCCGTCGGCTGCCGCGTCAGCTTCGTCTTGCAGCCGCCGGGCCAGACGCGCCGGCCGCGCGGCGCCGTGGTCCGGCGGAGCCGCCGCGCCGTCTTGGAGCAGGACTTGTGCTTGGACGGGCTGACGGAGGACGAGGTGCGCCGCCTGGCCGTGCGCGTCAAGGCCGAGAACCGGGGCCGCCTGCTGGGCCGCGGCGAGCTGCTGCTgggccccctcctgcccctctgagGGCGCGCCTGCGCCTGGGGCCTCCCGGACACTGACGGCCGCTTtgtacaaaataaatgttatttattcatttttctaatccTGTTCTTCCTTTATTGCCATTTTAGTTATTGGATGTCTGCTTATGTTATCGTCTATTTAtaggaaaggataaaataatgacGGCCTCCTCTATTCAAAACAATCCTTTTTTCCAGACCCATTTGTTACATGAAAAGGTTGGCTGTGGCtggaagagagagaacagaacTACACCCCATCTACGATGTTTTTCCTTGCTGATTTATACCAATGCCAAATGACttatgggttttaaaaaatgttattctttCAGAACCATGCCCAATGCTAAGATTCATATAGACGGCTCTACATATTAGATGTGGTATCGGTTCATATCTTCATtggcgcgcgcgcacacacacacacacacacacacacacacacacacacacatcagggGGAGAGACCTTTTATAACACGGATACCTTGATGGGAAAAGAATTCCTTTTCCATTAAGAACAGGATTCTTTTGAAAGTGAAGTCTTCAGAAATTgctgaagaaaaagcaaacaggAAGTGAAGGATCTTCCAATGGTCTGTGGAGAATAGATATTTCTGGCATCCCCCTCTACCTTCTCAGAAGGAATCTTGGTATTTCAGAAGGGAAATCATTCCTTTCTCTGCAAacgaggtgatttttttttttgtggctttaTTTCTACCTAGTTAAGTATATGTACCTAGTAATTATTGGCTTTGCATTAGGGTTTCCCCAGAGGAGTTGAAAttgtaaactgattttttttattgaacacCGGGTTCTAAGAGAGTGTTTCTTCATCCAGTTTTTTATTTGATTCAACAAATAGACCCGAGTCCACAATGATGGTGGGGGAAGTTACAGattccagtcattttttttctgccGCTTGTCACTTGTCTGGACTAGGAGAAATCAGTTAGTCTCCCTGAACCTCATTTCCTACATCAGTGGAACTGGGTATTGGTATCTACCTCACAGGGTTTTGTAAAAGTATGCCTTAATATCCAAATAATCC
This DNA window, taken from Camelus dromedarius isolate mCamDro1 chromosome 5, mCamDro1.pat, whole genome shotgun sequence, encodes the following:
- the LOC116153420 gene encoding C2 calcium-dependent domain-containing protein 4A-like produces the protein MRLLGKLRASAAGSAALEPVFSNVLTPDRIPKFCIPPRLPAPCTSESPTPAATLPRRCAAEPDLWHRGADDGAGRTDWDPRSQAALSLPHLPRARTAYGFCALLESPHTRRKESLFLGGPGAADLLTAPRPRARTYGGGGGVVGGRNAPLPPPGGSPDASAEARGKPRPPRDELARRPSGRRFLRASEGLLRRALWARRSCSLARARSVSSGDEDDNEDDNEDDERRTDSEPPIPALTASPPSPPGPRPERLEAEGTVALGRAGGALRLAAEYSRAGGRLRVRLLPAEGPAGGAAELRAPVGCRVSFVLQPPGQTRRPRGAVVRRSRRAVLEQDLCLDGLTEDEVRRLAVRVKAENRGRLLGRGELLLGPLLPL